The region CAATGCCACCTCTACCCTGGCTGACGGAAATGCCAAGAATGTTGCCAGCCAGCCCGAGGTCTTCCAGATGACGCTGACCGACAAGGACAAGGCGATCTTAGAGAAATACGGCGTACAGACCTACAGCCAGCTGTTCGCTGAACCGGTTCCGCGTCCATACTTCCCGGCGTGGGGCTTCGCGAAGGAGCAGAATTCCCCGGAACAGCTCTGGGAAGCCAGCAAGGATGAAATGACGAAGAAATATTTCCCTAAGCTGGTGCTGACGACTCCCGATAAGTTTGATGCAGTCTGGGAGGAATACATGAAGGAATTCGGCAAGCTCGATACTGCGGGTTATGAGAAATGGACCACTGAGCAAGTCAAAGCGAAGGTCGAACTGGCGAACCAATAGCCGCCGGAACCGGCGGGAAAGACCAGGGCTGTACCCAGATGCTGGTCTTTCCTGCTTGCCGCTTAGACACCCCGGTGCGCTGAAGGAGAGAGATACGGATGGATAAAAATACGGTACCTGCGTTATCCCGGCCAGCGGCGGATAAGGAGCCGGGCCGGATGCGGCTGTTTTTCAAAAAACTGGGCCAGCAGCGGGCCCTGGCAGTGATGTCGGTCCCTTTTCTAATCTGGCTGTTTGTATTCAAATACTTGCCCTTGTGGGGCTGGAGCATTGCCTTCCAGGATTATAAGCCGGCCAGGAAGTTCATGGAGCAGACCTGGATTGGCTTCGAGCATTTCAAATTTCTGTTCGGGGACGACCGCTTCCTGCGGGTGTTACGCAATACGCTGGCGATGAGCTCGATTAACCTGTTCTTCGGCTTCGTCACCGCGATTACCCTGGCCTTGCTGCTTAATGAAATACGCAATATTGCTTTCAAGCGTGTAGTGCAGACTGTCAGTTATTTGCCGCATTTTATCTCCTGGGTGGTAGCAGCAAGTATCATTCAGACGACGCTGTCCCCGGATGGTACCATTAACCAGCTGCTGGTGGGTCTGGGCTTCCTTGACCGCGGCAATGAAATTCTGTTCCTGGGAATCCCCGAATACTTCTGGACCATCTTCGGAGCCAGCTCCGTCTGGAAGGATATCGGCTGGAACACCATCGTCTACCTGGCCGCTATGACCACAATTGATCCCACGCAGTATGAAGCAGCAGAGATTGACGGCGCGAACCGGTTCAAGAAAATGATCTATGTCACGCTTCCGGGCATCAAGTCTGTTGTGATTGTCCTGCTCATTATGAATATCGGATATCTGCTGGAATCGGGATTCGAGCCGCAGTACCTGCTGGGTAACGGCATGAATGTGGACTATTCCGAGAACATTGACATATTCGTGCTGAAATACGGAATTGCCCAGAGTAATTTCTCCCTGTCTATTGCAGCGGGAATGTTCAAGACGGTCGTCAGCTTCATCCTGCTGTTCATGGCGAACAATGCCGCGAAGCGTATGGGCGAAGCC is a window of Paenibacillus sp. FSL H3-0469 DNA encoding:
- a CDS encoding ABC transporter permease subunit translates to MRLFFKKLGQQRALAVMSVPFLIWLFVFKYLPLWGWSIAFQDYKPARKFMEQTWIGFEHFKFLFGDDRFLRVLRNTLAMSSINLFFGFVTAITLALLLNEIRNIAFKRVVQTVSYLPHFISWVVAASIIQTTLSPDGTINQLLVGLGFLDRGNEILFLGIPEYFWTIFGASSVWKDIGWNTIVYLAAMTTIDPTQYEAAEIDGANRFKKMIYVTLPGIKSVVIVLLIMNIGYLLESGFEPQYLLGNGMNVDYSENIDIFVLKYGIAQSNFSLSIAAGMFKTVVSFILLFMANNAAKRMGEARLY